In Aegilops tauschii subsp. strangulata cultivar AL8/78 chromosome 3, Aet v6.0, whole genome shotgun sequence, one genomic interval encodes:
- the LOC109749540 gene encoding uncharacterized protein, giving the protein MTGGLVFCACWLGEPFRGAGAPSPRTPRARRAICGGVGNAALETPLGPIQSPARRNPSSLLDLSLSQPPRTLAPFPTIPRSLPLLHPTSLVSRRRYGSSVLRLCLRNSSSIPFCSRCSSAQVVRKPREEEPRSRSRVRRRDLAREAVGGGPQPERSGCQPCSRLSSTPSLASGPRQTLAPSFRSLHDLQDLIMSYLGLHWTNDLPGAMIQSNNTRLCAVLLQHTMRQVLLQQYDIQSDGGEVFRERVIHVPGSEV; this is encoded by the exons ATGACCGGTGGGCTCGTGTTCTGTGCCTGTTGGCTGGGTGAGCCGTTTCGAGGTGCGGGTGCGCCCTCTCCCCGCACGCCGCGTGCGCGTCGCGCCATTTGCGGGGGCGTGGGTAACGCTGCCCTCGAAACCCCCCTCGGCCCAATCCAATCGCCCGCACGCCGCAACCCTTCCTCCCTccttgatctctctctctctcagccgcCACGAACCCTAGCCCCTTTTCCTACGATCCCGCGGTCGCTGCCCTTGCTCCATCCGACCTCCCTCGTCAGCCGCCGCCGCTATGGCTCCTCCGTCCTCCGACTATGTCTCCGCAATTCATCCTCCATCCCTTTCTGCTCGAGGTGCTCATCGGCCCAGGTCGTGAGGAAGCCGCGTGAGGAGGAGCCCAGGTCGCGAAGCCGCGTGAGGAGGAGAGACCTCGCCCGAGAAGCTGTGGGAGGAGGGCCTCAACCAGAGAGGAGCGGCTGCCAGCCATGTAGTCGGCTCAGCTCGACGCCGTCCTTGGCGTCCGGGCCGCGGCAGACCCTAGCGCCATCCTTCAGGAGTCTTCACGACCTCCAG GATTTAATAATGAGTTATCTTGGGCTTCATTGGACAAATGATCTACCTGGAGCAATGATACAG AGCAACAACACGAGATTGTGCGCTGTCTTGCTCCAG CATACAATGCGCCAGGTTCTACTGCAACAGTACGACATACAAAGTGATGGAGGAGAGGTGTTCAGAGAAAGAGTTATACATGTGCCAGGTTCTGAAG TATGA